One window of the Oncorhynchus keta strain PuntledgeMale-10-30-2019 unplaced genomic scaffold, Oket_V2 Un_contig_15847_pilon_pilon, whole genome shotgun sequence genome contains the following:
- the LOC127919131 gene encoding zinc finger protein 501-like isoform X1, whose amino-acid sequence MSSNLQSLGPDCDSGAQFALQDPEMASVKLEDCSQTLELNVKIKDEEEEKIGKSVSHGNIETFPTSREQQQEDHRPKRSHQCPHCRLRLSLRSVTSTVRTNPTCLSPSTLSPNLQSLGPDCDSGAQFVPQDPEMASMNLEDCSQTLKLNVIIKDEEEEEKIGDHVETFSTSREQQQEGHRAKKSHHCPHCEEIFPILSKLKKHLKIHTGENLYPCTDCGKRFTTSRSLTVHQRTHTGEKPYSCSDCGKSFSRMTNLKTHERIHTGVKPYSCSVCGMCFSRLGDLKTHERIHTGVKPYSCSDCDKSFSRLGHLKTHERIHTGVKPYFCSDCGNSFSRLGNLKTHKRIHTGVKPYSCSYCGKSFSRLGDLKTHERIHTGVNSYSCSECGKSFTRLGHLKTHERIHTGVKPYSCFDCGKSFSRLENLRRHERIHTGEKPYSCSDCVKCFTTSTDLKVHQRTHTGEKPYH is encoded by the exons atGAGTTCaaacctacagtcactgggtcctgattgtgacagtggagcccagtttgcactgcaggatccagagatggcatcagtgaagctggaagactgcagtcaaacactggagctgaatgtcaaaattaaagatgaagaagaggagaagattGGGAAATCTGTTAGTCATG GTAACATTGAGACATTCCCTACATCCAGAGAGCAACAGCAGGAAGATCACAGACCTAAGAGGTCTCACCAATGCCCACATT GCCGACTCAGATTAAGTCTGAGGTCGGTAACATCAACAGTGAGGACAAACccaacctgcctctctccttccacactgagtccaaacctacagtcactgggtcctgattgtgacagtggagcccagtttgtaccgcaggatccagagatggcatcaATGAAtctggaagactgcagtcaaacactgaAACTGAATGTCAtcattaaagatgaagaagaggaggagaagattg gagaccaTGTTGAGACATTCTCTACATCCAGAGAGCAACAGCAGGAAGGTCACAGGGCTAAAAAGTCTCACCACTGCCCACATTGTGAGGAGATATTCCCAATTCTATCAAAGCTAAAAAAACACCttaaaatacacacaggagagaatctGTATCCCTgtactgactgtgggaagagattcacGACATCAAGGTCTCTGAcagttcatcagagaacacacacaggagagaagccttactcctgctctgactgtggaaagagtttctctAGAATGACCAACTTAAAAAcacatgaacgtatacatacaggagtgaagccttactcctgctctgtctgtggAATGTGTTTCTCTAGACTAGGTGACTTAAAAAcacatgaacgtatacatacTGGAGTGAAGCCTtattcctgctctgactgtgacaAGAGTTTCTCTCGACTGGGCCACTTAAAAAcacatgaacgtatacatacaggagTGAAACCTTacttctgctctgactgtggaaataGTTTCTCTCGACTGGGAAACTTAAAAACACATAAACGTATACATACAGGagtgaagccttactcctgctcgtactgtggaaagagtttctctcGACTGGGCGACTTAAAAAcacatgaacgtatacatacaggagtgaattcttactcctgctctgaatGTGGAAAGAGTTTCACTCGACTGGGCCACTTAAAAAcacatgaacgtatacatacaggagtgaagccttactcctgctttgactgtggaaagagtttctctcGACTGGAAAACTTAAGAAGacatgaacgtatacatacaggagagaagccttactcctgctctgattgTGTAAAATGCTTCACAACATCAACTGACCTGaaagttcatcagagaacacacacaggagagaagccttaccactga
- the LOC127919131 gene encoding uncharacterized protein LOC127919131 isoform X2: MSSNLQSLGPDCDSGAQFALQDPEMASVKLEDCSQTLELNVKIKDEEEEKIGKSVSHGNIETFPTSREQQQEDHRPKRSHQCPHYPCSSTGPSAQPANSLT; encoded by the exons atGAGTTCaaacctacagtcactgggtcctgattgtgacagtggagcccagtttgcactgcaggatccagagatggcatcagtgaagctggaagactgcagtcaaacactggagctgaatgtcaaaattaaagatgaagaagaggagaagattGGGAAATCTGTTAGTCATG GTAACATTGAGACATTCCCTACATCCAGAGAGCAACAGCAGGAAGATCACAGACCTAAGAGGTCTCACCAATGCCCACATT ATCCCTGCTCATCCACTGGCccatcagcccagccagccaaTTCATTAACTTGA
- the LOC127919132 gene encoding gastrula zinc finger protein XlCGF17.1-like codes for MASVKLEDCSQTLELNVNIKDEEEEEKIGKSVSDGDHVETFSTSREQQQEDHRAKRSHHCPHCEEIFPFLSKLKIHLKIHTGVNRYSNTDGGKNFTSLKALKVHQRVHTGEKPYSCSDCVKCFTTSTELKVHHRTHTGEKPYSCSDCGKSFSQLGTLKQHERIHTGEKPYSCSDCGKRFSVLDHLKTHERIHTGEKPYSCSDCVKCFTTSTELNVHQRTHTGEKPYSCSDCVKCFTTSTRLKVHQRTHTGEKPYFCSDCGVSFSLLGHLKRHARIHTGEKPYTCSDCGKSFSLLCHLKRHARIHTGEKPYSCSDCVKCFTTSTGLIVHQRTHKS; via the exons atggcatcagtgaagctggaagactgcagtcaaacactggagctgaatgtcaacattaaagatgaagaagaggaggagaagattgggAAATCTGTTAGTGATG gagaccaTGTTGAGACATTCTCTACATCCAGAGAGCAACAGCAGGAAGATCACAGAGCGAAGAGGTCTCACCACTGCCCACATTGTGAGGAGATTTTCCCATTTCTGTCAAAGCTTAAAATACACCTAAAAATACACACAGGAGTGAATCGGTATTCCAATACTGATGGTGGGAAGAATTTCACATCATTAAAGGCTCTGAAAGTTCATCAGAGAGtgcatacaggagagaagccttattcctgctctgactgtgtaaaatgcttcacaacatcaactgagctaaaagttcatcaccgaacacacacaggagagaagccttactcctgctctgattgtggaaagagtttctctcAACTGGGCACCTTAAAACAACATGaacgtatacacacaggagagaagccttactcctgctctgactgtgggaagaggttCTCTGTACTGGACCACTTAAAAACCCATGAACGTATACATACGGgcgagaagccttactcctgctctgactgtgtaaAATGCTTCACAACATCAACTGAGCTAAAtgttcatcagagaacacacacaggagagaagccttactcctgctctgattgtgtaaaatgcttcacaacatcaactaggctaaaagttcatcagagaacacacacaggagagaaaccttacttctgctctgactgtggggtgAGTTTCTCTCTACTGGGCCACTTAAAACGACATGCAcggatacacacaggagagaagccttacacctgctctgactgtggaaagagtttctctcTACTGTGCCACTTAAAACGACATGCAcggatacacacaggagagaagccttactcctgctctgattgTGTAAAATGCTTCACAACATCAACTGGGTTAAtagttcatcagagaacacacaaaaGTTAA